A segment of the Streptomyces sp. ITFR-21 genome:
AGAGGAAGATCCCTCCGGTCAGCGCCACCAATGCGATGAGGATCACGGCCAGGGAGCGCCCGGGATACCCCTGGCTCCCCGTGGACCTGCGGCCCTTCTTGGCTGCTGCCACCTTCTTGATTCTCCCTGTCCTACCGCCCCCGGGCCTGCGCGCCCAGGGGGTGGCCACGAGTGATGTGAGAGCCGGACCCTACTTGGAGCCGGCGCCGGAGCCGTCCTGCCCCCGCGCCTCCCCGGCCTTGCTCAGGTCGACGTTCTCGTCGGCATGGGCGTCCCCGGTGTCCTTCTTGAGGAGATCGGGGTGTGCGTCGTCCGGACCGGACGCGTCCACCGTCTCCGGGGCGTCCTCGCCGTCCGCCTCGACGGCGTCGGCCGTCTCGTCGTCGTCGAGCTCCTCCGGCTCGATACCGTGCACGATGCGGTTGAACTCCGCCTCGCTGAGCACCGTGCCGATGGCGTTCTTCGCGAAGTGCGCGTGCACGCCGTCGGTCAGCTCAAGGAGCACCGTCTCGTCGTTGACCTCCTTGACCACGGCGTAGAGGCCACCGATGGTACGGACGCCCGCGCCCGGTTCCATCTGGTTGCGCATGGTCGCGGCCTGACGCTGCTTGTTCTTCGCCGACCGCGTCATCATGAACATGACGCCGACGATCAGGATCAAGGGGAGGAGAGTGACGGGATTCACGGTATGGACGTTCCTTCGCGCGGCCGGCGGTGGGGGTCGGCCTGGGTTTCGGGATGTGGGTGCCGATCCGGAGGAAGGGCGTCGGCGGAGTCTAAGCGCTGGCTCGCCGCTGGAACAACGCCAAGCATCGCACCGGGGTTCCTGAACGGACGAGTCCATCCGGGGTCACCCGCCGAACAGCCCGCTCTGTCCCGGTCCCGCCAAACCTGTCCCGGCTCCCCCGGCGCCCTGCGGCGGCACCAGTCCGAGGTGCGTCCAGGCCGCCCGGGTGGCCACCCGGCCCCGGGGCGTGCGGGCCAGCAGGCCCTCCCGGACCAGGAACGGCTCGGCGACCTCCTCCACCGTCTCCCGCTCCTCGCCGACCGCGACCGCGAGCGTCGACAGGCCGACCGGGCCGCCGCCGAACAGCTTCAGCAGGGCGTGCAGCACCGCCCGGTCCAGCCGGTCCAGGCCGCGCTCGTCCACCTCGTACACCTCCAGGGCCTGCCCGGCGATCTCCCTGGTGATCACCCCGTCGGCCCTGACCTGCGCGTAGTCGCGGACCCGGCGCAGCAGCCGGTTGGCGATCCGCGGGGTGCCGCGGGAGCGCCCGGCGATCTCGGCGGCGCCGTCGGCGGCCACCTCCACGTCCAGCAGCCCGGCCGAGCGGTGGATCACCCGTTCCAGTTCGGCGGGGGCGTAGAACTCCATGTGGCCGGTGAAGCCGAACCGGTCGCGCAGCGGCGGCGGCAGCAGGCCGGCCCTGGTGGTGGCGCCGACCAGGGTGAAGGGCGGCAGTTCCAGCGGGATCGCGGTGGCCCCCGGGCCCTTGCCGACGATCACGTCGACCCGGAAGTCCTCCATCGCCATGTAGAGCATCTCCTCGGCCGGCCGGGACATCCGGTGGATCTCGTCGAGGAAGAGCACCTCGCCGTCCTGGAGCGAGGACAGGATCGCGGCGAGGTCGCCGGCGTGCTGGATGGCCGGGCCCGAGGTGATCCGGATCGGCGCGCCCATCTCGGCCGCGATGATCATCGACAGGGTGGTCTTGCCGAGGCCGGGGGCCCCGGAGAGCAGGACGTGGTCGGCGGTTGCGCCGCGCTGCCGGGCCGCCTTGAGCACCAGGTCGAGCTGCTGGCGGACCCGCTCCTGCCCGATGAACTCCCCGAGGTCCTTGGGCCGCAGCGCCGCCTCCACCGCCTGGTCCTCGCGGTCGGCGGCGGAGCCGACCAGTCGCTCCGGCTCGGCGGTGGCGTCGTCCCAGTTCATCGTCGTCTCTCGTCGGGTCGGCGGGCGGCTTGCTTACGGAGGCGGGTCGGCGGACCCGCGGCTCGGTGGCGGTCAGCGGTCAGCGGTCAGCGGTCAGCGGTCAGCGGAGCCTGCTCAGCGGGTGCGGTTGAGGGTCTGCAGGGCGGCGCGCAGCAGGCTGCCCACGTTCGGCTGGGCGGCGGCCTCGGCCTGCGGGGTGACGGCGGCGACCGCCTCGTCGGCCTCCCTGGGGGCGTAGCCGAGGCCAAGCAGGGCGGCATGCAGCTGTTCGTGCCAGGAGGGGCTCACGGGGCTGCCGGGGCCGCGGGATGCGCCCGGACCCACCGGGGCACCCAGCCGGTCCTTCAGCTCCAGCAGGAGCCGCTGAGCGCCCTTCTTGCCGATGCCGGGCACCGCCGTCAGCGCCTTCTCGTCGCCGGCGGCCACCGCGGCCCGCAGCGCGTCCGGGCTGTGCACGGCCAGCATGGTCTGCGCCAGCCGCGGCCCGACCCCGCTGACGGTCTGGAGCAGCTCGAAGACCTGCCGCTCGTCGTCGTCCGCGAAGCCGTAGAGGGTCAGCGAGTCCTCGCGGACCACCAGCGAGGTGGCCAGCCGCGCGGGCTGGCCGACGCGCAGCGCGGCCAGGGTGCCGGGCGCGCACTGCACGGCCATGCCGACGCCGCCGACCTCGATGACCGCGGTGTCCGGGGCGAGGGCGGCGACCGGGCCGCTGACGAAGGCGATCACGTGGCGGGCTCCTGGGTTCGTGCGGTCCTGTGCGCGGCGACGGCCCGCTCCAGGCGGCCGGCGGCGGTG
Coding sequences within it:
- the yajC gene encoding preprotein translocase subunit YajC; translation: MNPVTLLPLILIVGVMFMMTRSAKNKQRQAATMRNQMEPGAGVRTIGGLYAVVKEVNDETVLLELTDGVHAHFAKNAIGTVLSEAEFNRIVHGIEPEELDDDETADAVEADGEDAPETVDASGPDDAHPDLLKKDTGDAHADENVDLSKAGEARGQDGSGAGSK
- the ruvB gene encoding Holliday junction branch migration DNA helicase RuvB, which codes for MNWDDATAEPERLVGSAADREDQAVEAALRPKDLGEFIGQERVRQQLDLVLKAARQRGATADHVLLSGAPGLGKTTLSMIIAAEMGAPIRITSGPAIQHAGDLAAILSSLQDGEVLFLDEIHRMSRPAEEMLYMAMEDFRVDVIVGKGPGATAIPLELPPFTLVGATTRAGLLPPPLRDRFGFTGHMEFYAPAELERVIHRSAGLLDVEVAADGAAEIAGRSRGTPRIANRLLRRVRDYAQVRADGVITREIAGQALEVYEVDERGLDRLDRAVLHALLKLFGGGPVGLSTLAVAVGEERETVEEVAEPFLVREGLLARTPRGRVATRAAWTHLGLVPPQGAGGAGTGLAGPGQSGLFGG
- the ruvA gene encoding Holliday junction branch migration protein RuvA is translated as MIAFVSGPVAALAPDTAVIEVGGVGMAVQCAPGTLAALRVGQPARLATSLVVREDSLTLYGFADDDERQVFELLQTVSGVGPRLAQTMLAVHSPDALRAAVAAGDEKALTAVPGIGKKGAQRLLLELKDRLGAPVGPGASRGPGSPVSPSWHEQLHAALLGLGYAPREADEAVAAVTPQAEAAAQPNVGSLLRAALQTLNRTR